The Paenibacillus dendritiformis region GTGGAGATCTCGTTCGCGAAGGTGCTGGACGAATTCCGCAGCCAGAGCATCCAATTGCAGATGATGCTGTTCACATTGGCTGCACCGATGATTGCCATGGTGTTCTATTACATAGCGATGAATGCCAATCAGGCATTGGAGAAGCAGCAAAGCGACATTGCGGTTCTGCGAAGCCGCGGCGCCAGCACGGGGCAAATTATATGGCTCTATTTGCTGGAGGGCCTTATACTTGGGGCGGCAGCGCTCGCGATTGCGCCGCTCATAGGCTGGTTCATGGCCAAATCGATCGGATCAGCCAACGGATTCCTTGAATTCGTCAACCGCAAATCGATTCCGGTCGGATTCACGACCGACGCGGTTATCTTCGGTACGGCTGCGGTCCTGATCGCGCTCATGGCCAGCGTCATTCCGGCCGTCCTGTTCGCGCGCCAGTCGATCGTCAATCTGAAGCAGAAGCTGGCCCGGAAGGACAAGAGTCCGGTCTGGCAAAAATGGTTCCTTGATGTTCTGCTGCTTGCCGCGGCTGGATATGGATATTATATGCTGACCCAGCAGCAGCTTCTGTCGTTCAAGACGGGAATGACCTCGGATCAGCTGCAAGTGCAGCCATTCCTGTTCTTTATTCCGGCGCTTGCGATATTCGCTTGCGGCCTGTTCTTTTTGCGGCTGTTCCCGCTGCTGCTGCGCCTGTTCCAATGGATTGGCGGCAAGCTGCTGCCGGTTCCGTTGTACTTGACGCTGACCCAGCTGTCCCGCTCCGCGAAATCATATTATCCGCTTATGATTTTGCTTATTCTAACGCTCGGGCTCGGCGTATATAATGCATCAGCGGCACGGACGATCGACACGAATTCAACCGAACGCACGCTGTATCAATACGGCGCCGATGTCGTCATCGAGACGGTATGGGAAAGCACGCTCGTCGTGGATCGGAAGGATCAGGGGGGCAATCAAGGCGGTAACAACGGAGGCAATAATGGAGGCGGCGGTGCCGGAGGTCCGGGAAGCCCAGGCGGGCCTGGAGGGCAGCAGCCTCCGAAAGGGAAGCAGATTCTGAACGAACCGCCGTTCGAAGTGTTCCGCAAGCTGCCGGGCGTCGAGGCGGCAGCCAGAGTGATGCAGGCGAAAGGCAATGTCGTTATCTCCGGACGCTCTATCGGCCAGGGGATGGTTGTAGGCATCGATAATGACGAGTTCGCGAAGGTGGCCTGGTTCCGGAACGATTTGTTCCCGCAGCACCCGTTCAAATATTTGGATGCATTAGGGAAGTATTATGAGGGCGCAGCCGTCATTATTCCGACCAATATCGCGAAGACGTACGAGTTGAAGCCGGGGGATGTCATTTCGATCTCCCTTCAGGATCAGATGGTAGAGTTCGTCGTCGCGGCGATCCTGCCGTACTGGCCAAGTCAATATCCGGATCAGACGCCATTCTTTATTACGAACCTGGAATATATTTATGATCAGGTGCCTCTCATGAAATACGATGTATGGCTGAAGATGAAGGAGAAAGCGCCGCTTGCGCCGGCACTAAAAGAGCTTCAGAAAGCAAACATCGAAATCGTCACCTTCACGGACGTGCGCAGCGAACTGGCGACTCAGAGCAAGCATCCGACTCGCGGAGGCATCTTCGGCATCCTGAGCATGGGCTTCCTGATTTCGGTTATCATTTCGCTTATCGGATATTTGCTGTACTGGTTCTTCAACTTATCGAGCCGTGTCGTGCAGTTCGGGATTTTGCGGGCGATGGGTCTGTCGCGCCGGCAGTTGACAGGGATGCTGCTGCTGGAACAAGTCTTCACCGCGGGCTTATCGATCGGCATCGGCATTTTGCTCGGCAAGCTGGCGAGCCGCCTGTTCCTTCCGTTCCTGCAATCTGCGGAAAATGCGAAGATGCAGGTTCCACCGTTCCGAATCATTTTCGATGCGAAAGATACGATGCAGCTGTATGTCGTAGTCGGGGTCATGATGCTGACGGGCGCGACACTGCTGTTCATGCAGATTCGCCGGCTGCGGGTGCATCAAGCCGTGAAGATGGGAGAGGAGCGTTAAGCGATGATTCATTGTGAAGGCCTTGTCAAAATATACAAGACAGACGATATTGAAGTCGTGGCCCTGCAAGGCTTGAACTTGACCGTCAAGCAAGGAGAACTGATGGCGATCATCGGGAACAGCGGCAGCGGCAAATCGACATTGCTGAATACGTTGGGCGGCTTGGACCGCCCCTCTGCCGGCACCGTGCGGGTCGGCAAATGGGATCTGCTGAAGATAACCGATGAGCAACTGGTCGAATACAAGCGGGATACGGTCGGATTTATATGGCAGAACAATGCCAGGAACCTGCTTCCTTATTTGACCGCGCTGGAAAATGTGGAAGTGCCGATGATGCTCGGAGGGAAGATGGACCGCGCCTATGCGAAAGAGCTGCTGGAGGCGGTCGGCCTGGGCCATCGGATGAACAACAAGCTGCACCAGCTCTCCGGTGGGGAGCAGCAGCGGGTAGCCATCGCTATCTCGCTGGCCAATCGTCCCCAATTGTTGTTGGCGGATGAACCGACAGGGTCGGTAGATACGCAGACTTCCGATATGATCATGGATATTTTCCGGCGCATGAACCGGGAGATGGGGGTGACGGTTGTCATCGTCACGCACGATCTGACGCTGGCGGGCAAAGTCGATCGGGTCGTCGCGATTCGAGACGGCTTGACGAGCACCGAGTTCATCAAGCGGAATCCGAATCTGGATGGGGGTGACGATCAAGGGTTTGCAGGGCAAGGACTGCAGGATCATCATGAAGCGTATGTCGTCGTCGACCGCGTCGGACGCCTGCAGGTGCCGAAGGAGTACCTGGAGGCTCTCCAAATTACAGATAAGGCATCTATGGAAATAGACGGAGATAAAATTATTATCCGCACACCGAAAGAGTTGGAGGGGTAACCAGTGGGTTCAAAAAAATGGGTACGAAAGCTGTTGTTGGCGACCATGGCCATTGCGATGATTATTCCGATGCTGGCAGCTTGTACGAAGACGGATGAGGTTAAGCCGGGGCAAGAGCGCGTCCTGCGCGTCGGAGTCCTCTACGGGGGATATGACGACAGTTATTTCCGATCGCAATATACCGACGTGTTCGAATTTTCGAAACAGGGGGCCATCACCATTGAAATCGTCCCTGCGGTAGATCAGACGGAGATGCGTTGGGGATCGAACGGGGAGTATAAGCAGCCCGATTATGTGGAAGCGCTCAAGAAGATTATGACCGGAGCCAATCCGGTGGATGTGGTCGTTCTCGATGCCAGCCAATACCGGATACTCGCCCGGGACGGCCTGCTCAAGCAGCTCGATCCGCTCATTCAGCAGGA contains the following coding sequences:
- a CDS encoding ABC transporter permease, which gives rise to MGIPLLRFLFRKMWNTRWLTVSTLVGLIVAVSFTVSIPMYSDGALKRVVTKTLQENSGGLPAGSLLMRYQGSSGAKVDPNALQEVDRYIREDVKDQIGFPVQEFVNLRILRTAEVYPVDPTKVDASRVRSMTLGSLSDLDDKVEWTNGKLYADGESGGVIEAVMLEEAMYRNDLHVGAELEYPIYGDNPTTLRVKIVGTFKPKDETSAYWFQGLEGLMSSLIVSPDTLSKSIMGDHKVALQQSSWYYAFDLREVQTSHLSPLERTLNRLSIELYQKLPGTQVEISFAKVLDEFRSQSIQLQMMLFTLAAPMIAMVFYYIAMNANQALEKQQSDIAVLRSRGASTGQIIWLYLLEGLILGAAALAIAPLIGWFMAKSIGSANGFLEFVNRKSIPVGFTTDAVIFGTAAVLIALMASVIPAVLFARQSIVNLKQKLARKDKSPVWQKWFLDVLLLAAAGYGYYMLTQQQLLSFKTGMTSDQLQVQPFLFFIPALAIFACGLFFLRLFPLLLRLFQWIGGKLLPVPLYLTLTQLSRSAKSYYPLMILLILTLGLGVYNASAARTIDTNSTERTLYQYGADVVIETVWESTLVVDRKDQGGNQGGNNGGNNGGGGAGGPGSPGGPGGQQPPKGKQILNEPPFEVFRKLPGVEAAARVMQAKGNVVISGRSIGQGMVVGIDNDEFAKVAWFRNDLFPQHPFKYLDALGKYYEGAAVIIPTNIAKTYELKPGDVISISLQDQMVEFVVAAILPYWPSQYPDQTPFFITNLEYIYDQVPLMKYDVWLKMKEKAPLAPALKELQKANIEIVTFTDVRSELATQSKHPTRGGIFGILSMGFLISVIISLIGYLLYWFFNLSSRVVQFGILRAMGLSRRQLTGMLLLEQVFTAGLSIGIGILLGKLASRLFLPFLQSAENAKMQVPPFRIIFDAKDTMQLYVVVGVMMLTGATLLFMQIRRLRVHQAVKMGEER
- a CDS encoding ABC transporter ATP-binding protein: MIHCEGLVKIYKTDDIEVVALQGLNLTVKQGELMAIIGNSGSGKSTLLNTLGGLDRPSAGTVRVGKWDLLKITDEQLVEYKRDTVGFIWQNNARNLLPYLTALENVEVPMMLGGKMDRAYAKELLEAVGLGHRMNNKLHQLSGGEQQRVAIAISLANRPQLLLADEPTGSVDTQTSDMIMDIFRRMNREMGVTVVIVTHDLTLAGKVDRVVAIRDGLTSTEFIKRNPNLDGGDDQGFAGQGLQDHHEAYVVVDRVGRLQVPKEYLEALQITDKASMEIDGDKIIIRTPKELEG